One Methanobacterium sp. DNA window includes the following coding sequences:
- a CDS encoding homoserine dehydrogenase, whose protein sequence is MKICILGFGAVGKGVAKVISMKKNFIKDKYGLDIKIVAVTDTSGAAISNNGLDPELLLEIKENTGKISNYPENGVTDITNITVLETVEYDCLIEVTPTDIDDGEPAKTHILKAINNQKDVVTSNKGPLALNYKELNSAAKDNDVQLKFEASVGGAMPILNFAHDTLPSCDIKSILGILNGTTNYILSRMAKEGSAYEQILKESQELGIAETNPAQDVEGTDAACKIVILANSIMGKDVSLKDVEVTGISKITPESISLAKNEGYLIKLIAEASEDSLEVSPRLVREGSPFAVDGTMNVATLKTDLAEDVTVVGKGAGSIETASAILSDIISIYKAKKSV, encoded by the coding sequence ATGGATTAGATATCAAAATAGTGGCAGTTACAGATACTTCAGGAGCTGCAATTTCTAATAATGGATTAGATCCCGAATTACTACTTGAAATTAAAGAAAATACTGGTAAAATATCTAACTATCCAGAAAACGGTGTTACAGACATTACAAATATCACAGTATTAGAAACAGTTGAATATGACTGTCTTATTGAAGTTACTCCAACAGACATAGATGATGGAGAACCAGCAAAGACTCATATTTTAAAGGCAATAAACAATCAAAAGGATGTTGTAACTTCTAATAAAGGACCATTAGCATTAAATTATAAAGAATTAAATTCAGCTGCAAAAGATAACGATGTGCAACTTAAATTTGAAGCATCAGTAGGTGGAGCAATGCCTATTTTAAATTTTGCCCATGATACATTACCAAGCTGCGATATTAAATCAATTCTTGGAATACTAAATGGTACAACTAATTATATACTCTCAAGAATGGCTAAAGAAGGTTCAGCTTATGAACAAATTCTAAAAGAATCTCAAGAGCTGGGAATAGCCGAAACTAATCCTGCACAAGATGTTGAAGGTACAGATGCAGCTTGTAAGATAGTTATTCTTGCTAATTCAATAATGGGTAAAGATGTTAGCTTGAAAGATGTGGAAGTAACTGGAATATCAAAAATTACTCCAGAATCCATTTCTCTTGCTAAAAACGAGGGATATCTTATTAAATTGATTGCAGAAGCATCAGAAGATTCACTTGAAGTTTCACCACGACTTGTAAGGGAAGGATCTCCTTTTGCAGTAGATGGAACTATGAACGTGGCTACACTTAAAACAGACCTTGCTGAAGATGTCACTGTAGTTGGGAAAGGTGCAGGTTCAATTGAAACAGCATCAGCAATATTAAGTGACATTATAAGCATTTATAAAGCTAAAAAATCAGTATAA
- a CDS encoding cofactor-independent phosphoglycerate mutase — MKYVVIIGDGMADYPLSQLNNKTPLQASVIPNMDYIASNGVNGMLKTVPNGMEPGSDVANLSIMGYDPKKYYTGRGPLEAASIGATLQEGEVAFRCNFITQKEGFLADFNANHISTEESKELINTLNHEFKEIGKFYLGISYRNLFVLNKKESASLKSMPPHDIVGEKIKENLLKPYSDENAKLLNKIMFKSQKILENHPVNKKRVLNGKNPANMIWLWGQGLKPKMPLFAEKYGLKGATITGVDLIKGIGIYLGLNNIDVPGATGYFDTNYDGKANYALNALNNHDLVFIHVEAPDEAGHAGDIQEKIKAIENIDSKIVGKLLDELPAFDDYAISILPDHATPIEVKTHTMDPIPYAMFSTKGDNDDVSQYNEFSAKMGSLGTVEGHKFMKNFLENMI, encoded by the coding sequence ATGAAATATGTTGTAATAATAGGGGATGGAATGGCTGATTATCCTTTATCTCAATTAAATAACAAAACACCTCTTCAAGCATCTGTAATTCCTAATATGGATTATATAGCATCTAATGGTGTTAATGGAATGTTAAAAACTGTTCCCAATGGAATGGAACCTGGATCAGATGTTGCAAATCTTTCAATAATGGGATATGACCCTAAAAAATATTATACTGGTAGAGGTCCTCTTGAAGCTGCAAGTATTGGTGCTACTCTTCAGGAAGGCGAAGTTGCATTTAGATGTAATTTTATAACTCAAAAAGAAGGATTTTTAGCAGATTTTAATGCCAATCATATTTCTACAGAGGAATCTAAAGAATTAATAAATACTTTAAATCATGAATTTAAAGAAATTGGAAAATTCTATTTAGGTATAAGCTACAGAAATTTGTTTGTATTAAATAAAAAAGAATCTGCATCTTTAAAATCAATGCCACCCCATGATATTGTTGGAGAAAAGATTAAAGAAAATCTTTTAAAGCCATATTCTGATGAAAATGCTAAATTATTAAATAAAATAATGTTTAAATCTCAAAAAATTCTTGAAAACCATCCAGTAAACAAAAAAAGAGTTTTAAATGGAAAAAACCCTGCAAATATGATCTGGCTTTGGGGACAGGGTTTAAAACCAAAAATGCCATTATTTGCCGAAAAGTATGGGTTAAAAGGAGCTACAATAACTGGAGTGGACCTTATAAAAGGAATAGGTATTTATCTGGGACTTAATAATATTGATGTTCCAGGAGCAACAGGATATTTTGATACAAATTATGATGGAAAGGCAAATTATGCATTAAATGCGTTAAATAACCATGATTTAGTATTTATTCATGTAGAAGCTCCAGATGAAGCAGGTCATGCAGGAGATATTCAAGAAAAAATAAAAGCAATAGAAAATATTGATTCTAAAATTGTTGGAAAACTTCTGGATGAATTACCGGCTTTTGATGATTATGCTATATCCATATTACCAGATCATGCAACTCCTATTGAAGTAAAAACACATACAATGGACCCTATACCATATGCCATGTTTTCTACAAAAGGAGATAATGATGATGTGAGTCAATATAATGAATTTTCAGCTAAAATGGGATCTTTAGGTACAGTTGAAGGTCATAAGTTTATGAAAAATTTTTTAGAAAACATGATTTAA